The DNA window GGTGGCCACCGGGAAGAAGTGCGTTTCCCCAGTATACAGGATTTCCAGAAGTGGTACAGCGGGGAGTTGGTGCCGAAGGCCGACTCCAAGGACTTTATCAGCGTCCCCATCAAAACGATGCAGGGCGAATACATGGTAATACGCCCTTCGCAAGTGGTAGGAATAAGAATCGAACCAGTGTTTTTTGGCAGTGTCGATAGAGAAGAGGTTTAACCCAAGCGGGTGGCGGAAGTATTATTTGCAGACGTGCTTACTTAAGTCGATGCCTGCCTCTTTTGCCATGGCGGCTAGTCCTTTTTTGTCGAGGGTTTTGAGGGCTTTGGTTGAAAGACGTAGTTTCACAAAACAGTTGCCCTCTGGCCACCAAATCCGTTTGTATTGCAGGTTAACATGTTGTAGTTTTTTGGTGCGGCGGTGGGAGTGGGAAACGGCGTAGGCGTTGTTAGCTCTTTTGCCCGTCAACTGGCATACGCGACTCATGGTCCAGTCTCCTTTTATGGGATAAGAACAGCAAGTTATAATTGTAGTCGGATTTTACTCTTCTATGCAAGGGATGTGGAGGGGGGGCTTCTTGTTACAAAAGTAGTTTGGTGAGACTGCGGGAAAACAAATGGCGGCGGTTAATCTTGTGGGTCACCTCAGAAAGTGGCAGACAACGGAAGTTGTGACCATTACCGTCCACCTGATATACAAGAGAGTTATCCAAATCCAGGGCAGTGAGTCTGCCAAGGGGGACATGATATACGCCAGTGTCAATACCTAGCCAACCCTCTCCCTGGGCGATATCCCCTGGTTTTAGGCCATTAAAGGTAAAGGTGATGGTATGTCCTACAATGATAGTCTTGTCGGGGAAGTAGGGTTTCTCGATACAGTGGAATTCCTGACGAATCCAACAAAATTGAGCCTGGGATTGTTTGCTAATGGGCAAATTGGGGTGAACACCGGCATGGACTAACCAAAAATCCCCCAAGTCTATATACAGGGGGAGGGTTTTAAACCATTCAATGTGTTCGGGGGGTGGTACTTTTTGACCGTAACTGGCCACTGTGGCATTTCCGCCGTTGCGCAACCATGTTTGGAAGGCTATGGGATTTATGGTTTTGCCTCCTAGGGAGTCTAGTAACATTATCTCGTGGTTGCCGAGGATACAATAATGGTTATTTTCCTTCACAAATTCCACCACCCTGGCTACTTCAGGCCCCCGGTCGATCAAATCTCCAAGGAAATAGAGGGTGTCACTATGGGAGGGGCTGATT is part of the Geminocystis sp. M7585_C2015_104 genome and encodes:
- a CDS encoding serine/threonine protein phosphatase, which translates into the protein MGRRIVFGDVHGHYRAVCALLDKISPSHSDTLYFLGDLIDRGPEVARVVEFVKENNHYCILGNHEIMLLDSLGGKTINPIAFQTWLRNGGNATVASYGQKVPPPEHIEWFKTLPLYIDLGDFWLVHAGVHPNLPISKQSQAQFCWIRQEFHCIEKPYFPDKTIIVGHTITFTFNGLKPGDIAQGEGWLGIDTGVYHVPLGRLTALDLDNSLVYQVDGNGHNFRCLPLSEVTHKINRRHLFSRSLTKLLL
- a CDS encoding 50S ribosomal protein L28 — encoded protein: MSRVCQLTGKRANNAYAVSHSHRRTKKLQHVNLQYKRIWWPEGNCFVKLRLSTKALKTLDKKGLAAMAKEAGIDLSKHVCK